A genomic region of Pontibaca methylaminivorans contains the following coding sequences:
- the hisF gene encoding imidazole glycerol phosphate synthase subunit HisF, producing MHDITRKIRIIPCLDMAGGRVVKGVNFVDLVDAGDPVEAARAYQEAGADELCFLDINATNENRPAMLDVVRRTAEVCHVPLTVGGGVRSAEDVQALLDAGADRVSLNSAAVNDPDLVARLVERFGGERITVAIDAKPAGPGKWEIVTHGGRKSTGMDPVEFARTVAAKGAGAILLTSMERDGTREGFDLALTRAVADAVDLPVIASGGVGNLDHLVDGVREGHARAVLAASIFHFGEYTIRQAKEHLAAAGLPVDLP from the coding sequence ATGCATGATATCACCCGAAAGATTCGCATCATTCCCTGCCTCGACATGGCCGGTGGCCGGGTCGTCAAAGGCGTGAACTTCGTCGATCTCGTGGACGCGGGCGATCCGGTCGAAGCCGCCCGCGCCTACCAGGAAGCGGGGGCGGACGAGCTCTGCTTTCTCGACATCAACGCCACCAATGAAAACCGCCCGGCCATGCTCGATGTGGTGCGGCGCACGGCCGAAGTGTGCCACGTTCCGCTGACCGTCGGCGGCGGGGTGCGCAGCGCCGAGGACGTGCAGGCGCTGCTGGACGCAGGCGCGGACCGGGTGTCGCTGAACTCGGCGGCCGTGAACGACCCCGACCTGGTGGCGCGCCTCGTCGAGCGATTCGGCGGCGAGCGGATCACCGTCGCCATCGACGCAAAACCGGCCGGCCCCGGAAAATGGGAGATCGTGACCCATGGCGGACGCAAGAGCACCGGCATGGACCCGGTCGAATTCGCCCGCACCGTGGCCGCGAAAGGGGCTGGCGCGATCCTGCTGACCTCGATGGAGCGTGACGGGACGCGCGAGGGATTCGACCTTGCGCTGACGCGCGCGGTCGCGGATGCGGTCGACCTGCCGGTGATCGCCTCGGGCGGTGTCGGCAATCTCGACCACCTGGTGGACGGCGTGCGCGAGGGCCATGCCAGGGCGGTGCTCGCGGCGTCGATCTTTCACTTCGGTGAATACACGATCCGGCAGGCGAAGGAACATCTTGCCGCTGCGGGACTCCCGGTAGACCTGCCGTGA
- a CDS encoding phosphoribosyl-ATP diphosphatase: MTVLDDLWRTIETRKSADPDTSWTAALLARGPEKCAEKFGEEAIEAIIEATRGDRDALVSEAADALYHLLVMLASRDVTLDAVLAELGRRQGLSGLAEKAARRNP; the protein is encoded by the coding sequence GTGACGGTGCTGGACGACCTCTGGCGAACGATCGAAACCCGCAAGAGCGCCGATCCCGATACCAGCTGGACCGCGGCGCTGCTGGCGCGCGGGCCGGAGAAATGCGCCGAGAAATTCGGCGAAGAGGCGATCGAGGCGATCATCGAGGCCACGCGCGGCGACCGCGACGCGCTGGTGTCGGAGGCGGCGGATGCGCTTTATCATCTGCTGGTCATGCTCGCGTCGCGCGATGTGACGCTTGATGCCGTCCTTGCCGAACTCGGGCGCCGGCAGGGGCTCTCGGGCCTTGCGGAAAAGGCCGCGCGCCGCAATCCCTGA
- the rlmB gene encoding 23S rRNA (guanosine(2251)-2'-O)-methyltransferase RlmB, with the protein MGAKTRKPEWIIRKEREKRASAAETVWLFGLHAVRDALLNPRREKLRLVVTPNAQDRLAGAISAAGITPEIADPRRFAAPLDPGSVHQGAALEVRPLAWGSLEEVCAPGTRSPRLLLLDRVSDPHNVGAILRSAEVLGARAVIATRHHAAPETGALAKAASGALERQPYIRVRNLSDAILVLQKMGYLVLGLDGEAPMTIEAALEGRGDQPVALVLGAEGPGLRPRTRETVDQLVRIAAAGGFGSLNVSNAAAISLYATMRTGGRG; encoded by the coding sequence GTGGGCGCAAAGACCAGAAAACCCGAGTGGATCATCAGGAAAGAGCGTGAAAAGCGCGCCTCCGCGGCCGAGACCGTGTGGCTGTTCGGGCTGCACGCGGTGCGCGATGCGCTGCTGAACCCGCGCCGCGAGAAACTGCGCCTGGTGGTGACCCCGAATGCGCAGGACCGGCTGGCCGGTGCGATCAGCGCGGCCGGCATCACGCCCGAGATCGCGGATCCGCGCCGCTTTGCCGCGCCGCTCGATCCGGGATCGGTGCATCAGGGCGCGGCGCTCGAGGTGCGGCCGCTGGCCTGGGGCTCGCTCGAGGAGGTCTGCGCGCCGGGAACCCGATCGCCGCGTCTGCTGCTGCTCGACCGGGTGAGCGACCCCCATAACGTGGGGGCGATCCTGCGCTCGGCCGAGGTGCTGGGCGCGCGGGCGGTGATCGCAACGCGCCACCACGCCGCACCCGAGACCGGCGCGCTGGCCAAGGCCGCGAGCGGCGCGCTCGAGCGGCAGCCCTATATCCGCGTGCGCAACCTTTCCGATGCGATACTCGTCCTGCAGAAGATGGGCTATCTCGTGCTCGGCCTTGACGGCGAGGCGCCCATGACTATCGAGGCCGCGCTCGAGGGGCGGGGCGACCAGCCCGTCGCGCTCGTGCTCGGGGCCGAGGGGCCGGGGCTGCGGCCGCGCACCCGCGAGACGGTGGATCAGCTGGTGCGGATCGCGGCTGCCGGCGGGTTCGGATCGCTCAACGTGTCGAATGCGGCGGCGATTTCGCTTTACGCCACCATGCGGACTGGCGGGAGAGGGTAG
- a CDS encoding molecular chaperone DjiA → MSLWSRILDALSALGNGESLGSVFERLRQRPERSVAFAIAVIALGAKMAKADGRVTRNEVAAFREVFLIAPEDEAGAARVFNLARQDIAGYRAYARKIARMFSGSHPMLCDLMEGLFHIALADGDYHAAEDSFLSDVARIFGLSEAEFRSLRARFAPDSAPDPYAVLGVPPDMPLPEIRKVWHRLVRENHPDRMIARGVPREAIRLAGKRLVDINRAWREIEAQSA, encoded by the coding sequence ATGTCTCTCTGGTCGCGAATTCTCGATGCGCTTTCGGCGCTCGGCAACGGCGAAAGCCTCGGTTCGGTGTTCGAGCGCCTGCGCCAGCGCCCCGAACGCAGCGTGGCCTTTGCCATTGCCGTGATCGCGCTTGGTGCCAAGATGGCCAAGGCCGACGGTCGCGTGACACGCAACGAGGTGGCGGCCTTCCGCGAGGTGTTCCTGATCGCGCCCGAGGACGAGGCCGGCGCGGCACGCGTGTTCAACCTCGCGCGGCAGGATATTGCCGGCTACCGCGCCTACGCGCGCAAGATCGCGCGGATGTTTTCCGGCAGTCATCCGATGCTCTGCGACCTCATGGAGGGGCTGTTTCACATCGCGCTGGCCGATGGCGACTATCATGCCGCCGAGGACAGTTTCCTGTCCGATGTGGCCCGGATATTCGGCCTCTCCGAGGCCGAGTTCCGCTCGCTCCGTGCCCGTTTCGCACCCGATTCCGCGCCGGATCCCTATGCGGTGCTCGGCGTGCCGCCCGATATGCCGCTTCCCGAGATCCGCAAGGTCTGGCACCGACTGGTGCGGGAAAACCACCCCGACCGCATGATCGCACGAGGCGTCCCGCGCGAGGCGATCCGGCTCGCGGGCAAGCGGCTGGTCGATATCAACCGAGCCTGGCGGGAGATCGAGGCCCAGAGCGCCTGA
- the scpA gene encoding methylmalonyl-CoA mutase: MTQKKDWQALAEKELRGRPLEDLTWQTLEGIPVKPLYTEEDLEGVGHLGGYPGLEPYTRGVKATMYAGRPWTIRQYAGYSTAEESNAFYRRNLAAGQQGVSVAFDLPTHRGYDSDHPRVVGDVGKAGVAIDSVEDMKILFDGIPLDQVSVSMTMNGAVIPVLANFIVAGEEQGHSRSVLSGTIQNDILKEFMVRNTYIYPPEPSMRIVSNIIEYTANEMPRFNSISISGYHMQEAGANLVQELAYTLADGREYVRAALDAGLEVDHFAPRLSFFFAIGVNFFMEIAKLRAARLLWHRIMTEFGATNPKSKMLRTHCQTSGVSLQEQDPYNNVVRTAYEAMSAVLGGTQSLHTNALDEAIALPTDFSARIARNTQLILQEETGITNVIDPLAGSYYIERLTHDLAEKAWELIEEVEEMGGMTKAVASGMPKLRIEESAATRQAMVDRGEEVVVGVNKYRKDKEDPLDILDIDNVKVRESQIARLEQIRASRDAKACEAALDEITRRAREGGNLLAAAVEAARARASVGEISMAMEKEFGRHRAEVKTLSGVYGKAYEGDEGFSAIQKAVEEFAQDEGRRPRMLVVKMGQDGHDRGAKVIATAFADIGFDVDVGPLFQTPEEAAQDAIDNDVHVIGVSSQVAGHKTLAPQLVEALKAAGAEDILVICGGVIPQQDYDFLQKAGVAAIFGPGTNIPTAAQDILRLIRQARS, translated from the coding sequence ATGACCCAAAAGAAGGACTGGCAGGCGCTGGCCGAAAAGGAACTGCGCGGCCGCCCGCTCGAGGATCTGACCTGGCAGACGCTTGAGGGCATCCCGGTCAAGCCGCTCTATACCGAAGAGGATCTGGAGGGCGTCGGGCACCTTGGCGGTTATCCGGGGCTCGAACCCTATACCCGCGGGGTAAAGGCGACCATGTATGCCGGGCGTCCCTGGACCATCCGCCAGTATGCCGGCTATTCGACCGCCGAGGAATCGAACGCCTTTTACCGCCGCAACCTCGCGGCCGGTCAGCAGGGGGTGAGCGTGGCCTTCGATCTGCCGACCCACCGCGGCTATGACAGCGATCACCCGCGCGTGGTGGGCGATGTGGGCAAGGCCGGCGTTGCGATCGATTCGGTCGAGGACATGAAGATCCTCTTCGACGGCATCCCGCTGGATCAGGTCAGCGTCAGCATGACCATGAACGGCGCCGTGATTCCGGTGCTGGCGAACTTCATCGTCGCCGGCGAAGAGCAGGGCCATTCCCGCTCGGTGCTGTCGGGCACGATCCAGAACGACATCCTCAAGGAGTTCATGGTCCGCAACACCTATATCTATCCGCCGGAACCCAGCATGCGGATCGTCAGCAACATCATCGAATATACCGCAAACGAGATGCCGCGTTTCAACTCGATCTCGATTTCCGGCTATCACATGCAGGAGGCCGGTGCGAACCTCGTGCAGGAGCTGGCCTATACGCTGGCGGACGGGCGCGAATACGTGCGGGCGGCGCTGGATGCGGGGCTCGAGGTGGATCATTTCGCGCCGCGGCTGTCGTTCTTCTTTGCGATCGGGGTCAATTTCTTCATGGAGATCGCCAAGCTGCGCGCGGCGCGCCTGCTCTGGCATCGCATCATGACCGAATTCGGCGCCACGAACCCGAAATCGAAGATGCTGCGCACCCATTGCCAGACTTCGGGCGTCAGCCTGCAGGAACAGGATCCCTACAACAACGTCGTGCGCACCGCTTACGAGGCCATGAGCGCGGTGCTGGGCGGGACCCAGTCGCTCCATACCAACGCTCTGGACGAGGCGATCGCACTGCCGACTGATTTCTCGGCCCGGATCGCGCGCAACACGCAGCTGATCCTGCAGGAAGAGACCGGAATCACCAATGTGATCGACCCGCTGGCGGGCTCCTACTACATCGAACGGCTCACCCATGACCTTGCCGAAAAGGCGTGGGAGCTGATCGAGGAAGTCGAAGAGATGGGCGGCATGACCAAGGCGGTCGCAAGCGGCATGCCCAAGCTCCGGATCGAGGAAAGCGCCGCCACCCGGCAGGCGATGGTGGACCGTGGCGAAGAGGTCGTCGTCGGCGTCAACAAGTATCGCAAGGACAAGGAAGACCCGCTCGACATTCTCGACATCGACAACGTCAAGGTGCGCGAAAGCCAGATCGCGCGGCTGGAGCAGATCCGCGCGAGCCGCGACGCGAAAGCCTGCGAGGCGGCGCTTGACGAGATCACCCGCCGCGCGCGCGAGGGGGGCAACCTGCTTGCCGCGGCGGTCGAGGCCGCGCGGGCCCGCGCTTCTGTTGGAGAGATCAGCATGGCAATGGAAAAGGAATTCGGCCGCCACCGCGCCGAGGTAAAGACCCTCTCGGGCGTTTACGGCAAGGCCTATGAAGGCGACGAGGGCTTTTCCGCGATCCAGAAGGCGGTCGAGGAATTCGCGCAGGACGAGGGCCGCCGGCCGCGCATGCTGGTGGTCAAGATGGGGCAGGACGGTCACGACCGGGGTGCCAAGGTGATCGCGACCGCCTTTGCCGACATCGGCTTTGACGTGGATGTGGGGCCGTTGTTCCAGACCCCCGAAGAGGCGGCGCAGGATGCGATCGACAACGACGTGCACGTGATCGGCGTTTCGAGCCAGGTTGCCGGCCACAAGACGCTGGCGCCGCAGCTTGTCGAGGCGCTGAAGGCCGCCGGTGCCGAGGATATCCTCGTGATCTGCGGCGGCGTGATCCCGCAGCAGGATTACGATTTCCTGCAGAAGGCGGGGGTCGCTGCGATCTTCGGCCCGGGCACCAATATCCCGACGGCGGCGCAGGACATCCTGCGGCTGATCCGCCAGGCACGGAGCTGA
- a CDS encoding DUF4174 domain-containing protein, with amino-acid sequence MKNILLLVLALLTPQALHALDAGGDDETELIRPAGENDLAEFLWVARPIIIFADSPSDPRFLQQIEYIEADSPALLARDVVVLTDTNPGARLPLRQQLRPRGFMLVLIDKEGAVTQRKPLPWSVREITRAIDKTPERRREIDERRGRH; translated from the coding sequence ATGAAAAACATATTATTGCTTGTCCTTGCCTTGCTGACCCCGCAGGCCCTCCATGCGCTCGACGCCGGTGGGGATGACGAAACCGAACTCATCCGCCCGGCCGGGGAAAACGACCTTGCCGAATTCCTCTGGGTCGCGCGGCCGATCATCATCTTTGCCGACAGCCCGTCGGATCCGCGCTTTCTTCAGCAGATCGAATATATCGAGGCCGATTCTCCGGCGCTGCTCGCGCGCGATGTGGTGGTGCTGACCGATACCAATCCGGGCGCCCGCCTGCCCCTGCGCCAGCAACTGCGCCCGCGCGGTTTCATGCTGGTGCTGATCGACAAGGAGGGCGCCGTGACCCAGCGCAAGCCCCTGCCCTGGAGCGTGCGCGAGATCACCCGCGCGATCGACAAGACGCCCGAGCGCCGCCGCGAGATCGACGAACGGCGCGGCCGGCACTAG
- a CDS encoding acetyl-CoA carboxylase biotin carboxylase subunit, which translates to MFKKILIANRGEIACRVIKTARKMGIKTVAVYSDADRNALHVEMADEAVHIGPPPANQSYIVIEKIMEAIRATGAEAVHPGYGFLSENAKFAEALAAEGVAFIGPPSGAIEAMGDKITSKKIAKEAGVSTVPGYMGIIEDAEEAVRISREIGYPVMLKASAGGGGKGMRIAWNDEEAREGFQSSKNEAASSFGDDRIFIEKFVTQPRHIEIQVLCDGHGNGVYLGERECSIQRRNQKVVEEAPSPFLDEATRRAMGEQAVALAKAVGYASAGTVEFIVDGDRNFYFLEMNTRLQVEHPVTELITGVDLVEQMIRVANGEKLALAQEDVALTGWAIENRLYAEDPYRNFLPSIGRLTRYRPPEEIAAGPLAENDRWHGDAPRGEAAVRNDTGVYEGGEISMYYDPMIAKLCTWAPTREAAIEQMRVALDSFEVEGIGHNLPFLSAVMDHPKFIAGEMTTAFIAEEFPEGFEGVELPDAELRRIAAAAAAMHRVVEIRRARVSGRMDNHERKVGRDWVVTLQGQDYATVVDADRAGATVRFADGTAHRVASDWTPGCQLGVFDVDGEELVLKVGPISSGFRIRSRGADLDVHVRTPRAAELAALMPEKVEPDTSKMLLCPMPGLIVNVDVEVGDEVQEGQRLCTVEAMKMENVLRAERKAVVSAINVAAGDSLAVDEIIMEFE; encoded by the coding sequence ATGTTCAAGAAGATCCTGATCGCGAACCGGGGCGAGATCGCCTGCCGGGTCATCAAGACCGCCCGCAAGATGGGTATCAAGACCGTCGCGGTCTATTCCGATGCCGACCGCAATGCGCTGCATGTCGAGATGGCGGATGAAGCCGTGCATATTGGCCCGCCGCCGGCGAACCAGTCCTATATCGTGATCGAGAAGATCATGGAGGCGATCCGCGCGACCGGGGCCGAAGCGGTGCATCCGGGATACGGGTTCCTTTCGGAGAACGCGAAATTCGCCGAGGCGCTCGCGGCGGAAGGGGTCGCCTTCATCGGCCCGCCCTCTGGCGCGATCGAGGCCATGGGCGACAAGATCACTTCGAAGAAGATCGCGAAGGAGGCCGGCGTCTCTACCGTGCCGGGCTACATGGGCATCATCGAGGACGCCGAAGAAGCCGTCAGGATCAGCCGCGAGATCGGCTATCCGGTGATGCTCAAGGCCAGCGCCGGCGGCGGCGGCAAGGGCATGCGCATCGCCTGGAACGACGAGGAGGCGCGCGAGGGGTTCCAGTCGTCGAAGAACGAGGCCGCGAGCAGCTTTGGCGACGACCGCATCTTCATCGAGAAATTCGTCACCCAGCCGCGCCACATCGAAATTCAGGTGTTGTGCGACGGGCACGGCAACGGCGTCTATCTGGGCGAACGCGAATGTTCGATCCAGCGCCGCAACCAGAAGGTGGTCGAAGAGGCGCCGAGCCCCTTCCTTGACGAGGCCACCCGCCGGGCCATGGGCGAACAGGCGGTCGCGCTGGCCAAGGCGGTCGGCTACGCCAGCGCCGGCACGGTGGAATTCATTGTCGATGGTGACAGGAACTTCTATTTCCTCGAGATGAACACCCGCCTTCAGGTCGAACATCCCGTCACCGAACTCATCACCGGGGTCGATCTCGTGGAACAGATGATCCGCGTCGCCAATGGCGAGAAACTGGCGCTTGCGCAGGAAGACGTGGCCCTCACCGGCTGGGCGATCGAGAACCGCCTGTATGCCGAGGATCCCTATCGCAACTTCCTGCCCTCGATCGGGCGGCTCACGCGCTACCGCCCGCCCGAGGAAATCGCCGCCGGCCCGCTTGCGGAAAACGACAGATGGCATGGCGACGCGCCACGCGGCGAGGCGGCGGTGCGCAACGATACCGGCGTCTACGAGGGCGGCGAGATCAGCATGTATTACGACCCGATGATCGCCAAGCTCTGCACCTGGGCGCCGACCCGGGAAGCGGCGATCGAGCAGATGCGGGTGGCGCTCGACAGTTTCGAGGTCGAGGGGATCGGCCATAACCTTCCGTTCCTTTCGGCGGTCATGGATCACCCGAAATTCATCGCCGGCGAGATGACCACGGCCTTCATCGCCGAGGAATTCCCCGAAGGGTTCGAGGGGGTCGAACTGCCCGACGCGGAACTGCGGCGGATCGCCGCCGCGGCCGCTGCCATGCACCGCGTGGTCGAAATCCGGCGCGCGCGCGTCTCGGGGCGGATGGACAACCACGAACGCAAGGTCGGCCGCGACTGGGTGGTGACGCTCCAGGGGCAGGATTACGCGACGGTGGTCGATGCCGACCGGGCCGGCGCGACGGTGCGCTTTGCCGACGGGACCGCGCATCGCGTCGCCAGCGACTGGACCCCGGGGTGCCAGCTTGGCGTTTTCGATGTCGACGGCGAGGAACTCGTGCTGAAGGTCGGCCCGATCAGCAGCGGTTTCCGCATCCGCAGCCGGGGCGCCGATCTTGACGTGCATGTGCGCACGCCGCGGGCCGCCGAACTGGCCGCGCTGATGCCGGAAAAGGTCGAGCCCGACACATCGAAGATGCTGCTTTGTCCGATGCCGGGCCTGATCGTGAACGTCGATGTCGAAGTGGGCGACGAGGTTCAGGAAGGGCAGCGCCTCTGCACCGTCGAGGCGATGAAGATGGAAAACGTGCTGCGCGCCGAACGCAAGGCCGTGGTCAGCGCGATCAATGTGGCAGCGGGTGACAGCCTCGCCGTCGATGAAATCATCATGGAGTTCGAGTAA
- a CDS encoding DUF6497 family protein, translating to MPRLCLAAQQEAEQSVEKARQYSALTAVPASASALVSVAASAVSTAAVLAVLLAAPAAMASGPYAVPSGQPVELHEVLTDDAPGELWLRFRFIAPEMGAADAEDSAADTAFLCKEVALPYMAAYGLDPARIVISFSEIETPFGEPASGIAQLFESFLPQSSDCIWEGL from the coding sequence TTGCCGCGCCTTTGCCTCGCTGCGCAACAAGAAGCTGAGCAATCCGTGGAAAAAGCACGACAATATTCCGCTCTGACGGCTGTCCCGGCTTCGGCGTCCGCGCTGGTGTCGGTTGCGGCTTCCGCTGTCTCGACGGCGGCGGTCCTGGCGGTTCTGCTGGCGGCACCGGCGGCGATGGCTTCCGGGCCCTATGCCGTGCCGTCCGGCCAGCCGGTCGAGCTGCACGAGGTGCTGACGGATGATGCGCCCGGCGAACTCTGGCTGCGGTTTCGTTTCATTGCCCCTGAAATGGGGGCGGCGGATGCGGAGGACTCTGCCGCCGACACGGCGTTTCTCTGCAAGGAGGTGGCGCTGCCCTATATGGCCGCCTACGGGCTCGACCCCGCGCGCATCGTGATTTCCTTTTCCGAAATCGAAACCCCTTTCGGTGAGCCCGCTTCCGGAATTGCGCAGCTTTTTGAAAGCTTTCTTCCCCAATCGTCTGATTGCATCTGGGAAGGACTCTGA
- a CDS encoding acyl-CoA carboxylase subunit beta translates to MKDILQELEDRRHEARLGGGQRRIDAQHGRGKLTARERIELLLDDDSFEEFDMFVAHRCTDFGMDEQRPYGDGVITGWGTINGRMVYVFSQDFTVFGGSLSETHAQKICKIMDMAVQNGAPVIGLNDSGGARIQEGVASLAGYAEVFQRNIMASGVVPQISVIMGPCAGGAVYSPAMTDFIFMVKDTSYMFVTGPDVVKTVTNEVVSAEELGGASTHTRKSSVADAAFENDVEALAEVRRLIDLLPLNNRDKAPIRPFFDDPGRIEPSLDTLIPSNANTPYDMKELIEKVADEGSFYEIQAEFAKNIITGFIRLEGRTIGVVANQPMVLAGCLDIDSARKAGRFVRFCDAFEIPILTFVDVPGFLPGTGQEHGGVIKHGAKLLYAYGEATVPKVTVITRKAYGGAYVVMASKHLRGDFNYAWPTAEIAVMGAKGATEIIHRADLGDPEKIAQHTASYEERFANPFVTAERGFIDEVIQPRSTRKRVCRAFASLRNKKLSNPWKKHDNIPL, encoded by the coding sequence ATGAAAGACATTCTGCAGGAGCTCGAAGATCGCCGCCACGAGGCGCGGCTCGGCGGCGGCCAGCGCCGCATCGACGCCCAGCACGGGCGCGGCAAGCTCACCGCGCGGGAGCGGATCGAGCTGCTTCTCGACGACGACAGTTTCGAGGAATTCGACATGTTCGTCGCCCATCGCTGCACCGATTTCGGCATGGACGAACAGCGCCCCTACGGGGACGGGGTGATTACCGGCTGGGGCACGATCAACGGGCGCATGGTCTATGTGTTCAGCCAGGATTTCACCGTCTTCGGCGGCTCTCTTTCGGAAACCCATGCGCAGAAAATCTGCAAGATCATGGATATGGCGGTGCAGAACGGCGCCCCGGTGATCGGGCTGAACGATTCGGGCGGCGCGCGGATCCAGGAGGGCGTGGCCAGCCTTGCCGGCTATGCCGAGGTGTTCCAGCGCAACATCATGGCCAGCGGCGTCGTGCCGCAGATCAGCGTCATCATGGGGCCCTGTGCCGGCGGGGCAGTCTATTCCCCGGCCATGACCGATTTCATCTTCATGGTGAAGGACACGTCCTACATGTTCGTGACCGGCCCCGACGTGGTCAAGACGGTGACGAACGAGGTGGTGAGCGCCGAGGAACTCGGCGGGGCCTCGACCCATACCCGCAAGTCGAGCGTGGCCGACGCGGCGTTCGAGAACGACGTCGAGGCGCTGGCCGAGGTGCGCCGGCTGATCGACCTGCTGCCGCTCAACAACCGCGACAAGGCGCCGATCCGTCCGTTCTTCGACGATCCCGGCCGGATCGAGCCGAGCCTCGACACGCTCATTCCGAGCAATGCGAACACGCCCTACGACATGAAGGAACTGATCGAGAAGGTCGCCGACGAGGGCAGCTTCTACGAAATCCAGGCCGAATTCGCCAAGAATATCATTACCGGTTTCATCCGGCTCGAAGGGCGCACCATCGGGGTCGTCGCCAACCAGCCGATGGTGCTTGCCGGCTGCCTTGACATCGATTCGGCGCGAAAGGCCGGGCGTTTCGTGCGTTTTTGCGATGCGTTCGAAATTCCGATCCTCACTTTCGTCGACGTGCCGGGTTTCCTGCCGGGCACCGGTCAGGAACATGGCGGCGTCATCAAGCACGGGGCCAAGCTGCTTTATGCCTATGGCGAGGCGACGGTGCCGAAGGTCACGGTCATCACCCGCAAGGCCTATGGCGGTGCCTATGTGGTGATGGCTTCCAAGCACCTGCGCGGCGATTTCAACTATGCCTGGCCCACGGCGGAAATCGCGGTGATGGGCGCCAAGGGCGCGACCGAAATCATCCACCGTGCCGACCTTGGCGACCCGGAAAAGATCGCGCAGCATACCGCGAGCTATGAAGAACGCTTCGCCAACCCCTTCGTGACGGCCGAGCGCGGCTTTATCGACGAGGTGATCCAGCCCCGCTCGACCCGCAAGCGCGTTTGCCGCGCCTTTGCCTCGCTGCGCAACAAGAAGCTGAGCAATCCGTGGAAAAAGCACGACAATATTCCGCTCTGA
- a CDS encoding helix-turn-helix domain-containing protein — protein MAVQKLYAGARLREMRGQFQLTQKDFAAKLGVSLPYLNQMENNHRPVSTTVVLALAREFGIDVTELSTGDSERMVSDLREALADPVFADAMPPLADLRLAASNAPALARAFIELHRAYRQTHERLASLDEALGREDTRLQPSPWEEVRDFFHYCDNYIDAVDRAAESFAQRAGPDIRAGTLRHLATSGVSVVFAETGRLRSYDAESRELRLSARTAPSTQLFQMLLQSALLDQDKLLEATLDLARFQSDAARSIAKLGLANYFAGAALMPYGAFLEAAESCRHDLEILATRFGASIEQVAHRLSTLQRPGAKGIPFFFVRVDQAGTITKRHSATRLQFARFGGACPLWNVHRAFETPGRFLRQLAETPDGVRYIILARNVSKPGGTWGAPVRRYAISLGCELRHASSLVYADDLDLGNTAAFEPIGISCRICERTNCHQRSVPPLERRLSIDANERGVLPYRIE, from the coding sequence ATGGCCGTTCAGAAACTCTATGCCGGTGCGCGGCTGCGCGAGATGCGTGGCCAGTTCCAGCTGACACAAAAGGATTTCGCCGCCAAGCTCGGCGTCTCCCTGCCCTATCTCAACCAGATGGAAAACAATCACCGCCCGGTCAGCACCACGGTGGTTCTGGCGCTGGCGCGCGAATTCGGCATCGACGTGACCGAACTGTCCACCGGCGACAGCGAACGCATGGTCAGCGATCTGCGCGAGGCGCTGGCGGATCCGGTGTTTGCCGATGCGATGCCCCCGCTCGCGGACCTGCGGCTTGCGGCATCGAACGCGCCGGCGCTCGCGCGGGCCTTCATCGAACTGCACCGCGCCTACCGCCAGACCCACGAGCGCCTTGCCTCGCTCGATGAGGCGCTGGGGCGCGAGGATACCCGCCTGCAGCCGAGCCCCTGGGAAGAGGTGCGGGATTTCTTCCATTACTGCGACAACTATATCGACGCGGTCGACCGCGCCGCCGAAAGCTTTGCCCAGCGCGCCGGGCCCGACATCCGCGCCGGAACGCTGCGCCATCTCGCCACCAGCGGGGTGAGCGTCGTCTTTGCCGAGACCGGCCGGCTGCGAAGCTATGACGCGGAAAGCCGGGAATTGCGCCTTTCGGCCCGCACCGCGCCCTCGACCCAGCTGTTCCAGATGCTGCTGCAAAGCGCGCTGCTGGATCAGGACAAGCTGCTCGAGGCAACGCTCGACCTTGCCCGGTTCCAGAGCGATGCGGCGCGCTCCATCGCCAAGCTGGGGCTTGCCAACTATTTCGCCGGCGCGGCGCTCATGCCCTATGGGGCCTTTCTCGAGGCCGCCGAAAGCTGCCGTCACGACCTCGAGATCCTCGCCACCCGTTTCGGCGCCTCGATCGAACAGGTGGCGCACCGGCTTTCGACGTTGCAGCGCCCCGGCGCCAAGGGGATCCCGTTCTTTTTCGTACGCGTCGATCAGGCCGGCACGATCACCAAGCGCCACAGCGCCACGCGGCTGCAATTTGCGCGCTTCGGCGGCGCATGCCCGCTCTGGAACGTGCATCGCGCCTTTGAAACGCCGGGGCGTTTCCTGCGCCAACTGGCCGAGACGCCGGACGGGGTGCGCTATATCATCCTTGCGCGCAACGTGTCCAAACCGGGCGGCACATGGGGCGCGCCGGTGCGGCGCTATGCGATCTCGCTTGGCTGCGAACTGCGCCATGCCTCGTCGCTGGTCTATGCCGATGACCTTGACCTCGGCAATACCGCGGCTTTCGAGCCGATCGGCATTTCCTGCCGCATCTGCGAGCGGACCAATTGCCATCAGCGCTCGGTGCCGCCGCTGGAGCGGCGCCTGTCCATCGACGCCAATGAACGCGGCGTGCTGCCCTACCGGATCGAATGA